From a region of the Roseivirga sp. 4D4 genome:
- a CDS encoding serine hydrolase domain-containing protein, whose amino-acid sequence MQVRTRPIAVLCFLVIIVSFTGLDRGEVINEELSIKEATSDRISLTNEMSDLPTFEPIDSMVNRAMRSLRLTGATVAIVKNEKLVYAKGFGFSDKEKKEKVAPHHLFRIGSVSKLITAIGVLKLVDDGKITLDDYVFGENGILKGRLYSNISNRNVYRIKVKHLLNHTAGWSLITYGDPMFIPHKIHKMDKVSYPIEFDDVIKFVLKRHLPYRPGTRFNYSNFGYSLLGRVIEEVTGDDYEDWVQDEILEPNDIHKMRIAGSFEKDRVKDEVKYYDYSADNEQLSFNGSGKKVYKPYGADDIEMLGPAGGWLANGVDLMRVLVLVDGYSKRYEDILSSDLINKMVNGVGGVNRPLGWRSVKGQHWWRTGTLSGTSALLTRDLNGYSWVIISNTTPRRGSFPGTSRWAIREGIKRVKSWPSQDLFEVSD is encoded by the coding sequence ATGCAGGTTCGGACAAGACCAATCGCGGTCTTATGCTTCTTGGTCATCATAGTTTCATTTACCGGTTTAGACAGGGGTGAAGTCATAAATGAAGAGTTAAGCATCAAAGAAGCCACTTCAGATAGAATATCACTTACTAATGAGATGTCTGATTTACCGACTTTTGAACCTATAGATTCGATGGTCAATCGTGCCATGCGAAGTCTTCGGCTTACGGGTGCTACAGTAGCGATAGTCAAAAATGAAAAGCTAGTCTATGCCAAAGGTTTTGGTTTTTCCGATAAGGAAAAGAAAGAGAAGGTAGCGCCACATCACCTTTTCAGGATAGGTTCGGTATCAAAACTAATCACTGCCATTGGGGTGTTGAAATTGGTCGATGATGGAAAGATCACTTTGGACGATTATGTCTTCGGAGAAAATGGAATCCTAAAAGGGCGACTCTATAGTAATATTTCGAACAGAAACGTCTATCGAATCAAAGTCAAACATTTGCTGAATCATACAGCTGGCTGGAGTTTGATTACCTATGGAGACCCTATGTTTATTCCTCATAAAATTCACAAAATGGATAAAGTCAGTTATCCTATCGAATTTGATGATGTGATAAAATTCGTCCTGAAGAGACACTTGCCTTATCGACCTGGAACACGGTTTAACTACTCTAATTTTGGCTATAGTTTGCTGGGAAGGGTTATAGAGGAGGTGACAGGCGATGATTACGAAGACTGGGTTCAGGATGAGATTTTAGAACCTAATGACATTCATAAAATGCGGATCGCTGGGAGTTTTGAAAAGGACCGTGTAAAAGATGAGGTGAAATACTATGATTATAGTGCCGACAACGAACAGTTGTCTTTCAATGGCTCTGGTAAAAAGGTTTATAAGCCCTATGGTGCCGATGATATAGAGATGTTAGGCCCTGCCGGAGGTTGGCTTGCTAATGGTGTGGATCTAATGCGAGTATTGGTGCTCGTAGATGGCTATTCAAAAAGATATGAGGACATATTAAGTTCTGACCTGATCAACAAAATGGTCAATGGAGTCGGAGGAGTGAATCGTCCACTGGGCTGGAGAAGTGTTAAAGGTCAGCACTGGTGGAGAACAGGAACACTTTCAGGAACCTCGGCTTTACTTACCAGAGATTTAAATGGTTATTCCTGGGTGATCATTTCGAATACTACGCCACGGAGGGGAAGCTTTCCGGGGACCAGCCGGTGGGCTATTAGAGAAGGAATCAAAAGGGTGAAATCGTGGCCTTCACAGGATTTATTCGAAGTTTCGGATTAG
- a CDS encoding TonB-dependent receptor plug domain-containing protein: MTNVRMRGTILVVLLSIGFLSYAQERKDTTDLGEFVVTGTRFRTPIEKSGKTIYKLTREFIDKSPSKTVADLLNEVPAVQTDGNFGTPGTNIEYYVRGARSKYTLVLIDGVPMNDPTGISLFYDLRYLPANQVESIEILKGGLSALYGSNAAAGVISINLRDNAKDLIQGTIDVNGGSFGAFGLNANVNGTSNSFDYGLSFNRTSFDGFTAAAQTDPNANFDDDGFEKTNLLFKGGYQGDNRFGMDFTVAYDDFKADIDAFSFTDELNAFSDYQQFRIGARPQLEFKNGRSALSVSYINNERVFQSAFPSTFEGENLQVDQTNEFEISEFARALFGVNVQRLKNNTENQEGDFTIVDPYASIVLESDQGLNFHFGLRLNTHSDYDNQLLTTVNPSWLIDLSRDVSIKPFLSISNAYNTPSLFQINSPFFGNQDLTPEQTNSYEFGTALYTKSGLTYNFALFRRDEDNAIDFLSIFDANGAFIGGRYINLDSRREVQGIETDITWDINTKVTLTANYSKLATNNDALFSRIPKEKYGVGLLFTPIEASSINIRYNHTGERRVSPFSDDKLESYSLVDIALRKQFLSKKLTAYGAINNIFDEEFVGVVGFTTMGRNYTVGLSYDF; this comes from the coding sequence ATGACAAACGTTAGAATGAGGGGGACAATACTAGTCGTATTGTTGAGCATCGGCTTTCTTTCATATGCACAAGAAAGAAAAGACACAACTGACCTGGGTGAATTTGTAGTAACCGGGACCCGTTTTAGAACTCCAATAGAGAAGTCTGGAAAGACAATTTACAAGTTAACGCGAGAATTTATTGACAAGTCTCCTAGTAAGACGGTTGCCGACCTGCTTAATGAAGTTCCCGCAGTGCAAACTGATGGTAATTTCGGAACTCCAGGCACGAATATCGAATACTATGTTAGAGGAGCTAGAAGTAAGTATACGCTTGTCTTGATTGACGGAGTTCCGATGAATGACCCAACAGGTATTAGTTTGTTTTATGATCTGAGATATTTACCTGCCAACCAGGTGGAATCAATTGAGATACTGAAAGGAGGTCTAAGCGCACTTTATGGAAGTAATGCTGCCGCTGGAGTTATCAGTATCAATTTGAGAGATAATGCCAAGGATTTGATTCAAGGGACTATCGATGTAAATGGGGGTTCATTTGGAGCGTTTGGGCTTAATGCCAATGTGAATGGAACTAGCAATAGTTTCGACTATGGCTTGTCCTTTAACAGAACTTCTTTTGATGGGTTTACCGCGGCTGCTCAAACTGACCCCAATGCTAATTTTGATGATGACGGTTTCGAAAAAACCAACCTATTGTTCAAAGGAGGTTATCAGGGAGACAACAGATTCGGTATGGATTTCACAGTCGCTTATGATGATTTCAAAGCAGACATCGATGCCTTTTCATTCACGGACGAGCTAAATGCTTTTTCAGACTACCAACAATTCAGAATTGGAGCGCGACCTCAACTGGAGTTCAAAAATGGCAGGTCTGCTTTAAGTGTTAGTTATATAAACAATGAGCGTGTTTTCCAAAGCGCTTTCCCATCCACTTTCGAAGGAGAGAATCTTCAGGTCGATCAGACCAATGAGTTTGAAATTTCGGAATTCGCAAGAGCTCTTTTTGGAGTCAATGTTCAAAGGCTTAAGAACAATACTGAAAACCAAGAGGGAGACTTTACGATAGTTGACCCCTATGCCTCTATTGTTCTAGAAAGCGATCAGGGCCTGAATTTTCATTTTGGATTGAGACTAAATACACATAGTGATTACGACAATCAACTCTTAACAACCGTCAACCCATCGTGGCTGATAGACTTGAGTAGAGATGTTTCCATAAAGCCATTCCTGTCGATCTCTAATGCATATAATACGCCATCACTGTTTCAGATAAACTCACCTTTCTTTGGGAATCAAGACCTTACTCCTGAGCAGACCAATAGCTATGAGTTCGGGACAGCGTTATACACAAAAAGTGGGCTGACCTATAACTTTGCATTATTCAGACGTGATGAAGACAATGCCATTGATTTTCTTTCAATTTTTGATGCTAATGGCGCCTTTATCGGAGGTCGTTATATCAATTTGGATTCAAGAAGGGAAGTGCAAGGCATCGAAACCGACATTACATGGGATATTAACACCAAGGTGACGCTGACGGCAAACTACTCTAAGCTAGCTACGAATAATGACGCTTTGTTCTCAAGAATACCCAAAGAGAAGTATGGCGTTGGACTTTTGTTCACTCCTATTGAAGCTTCATCAATCAATATTAGATATAATCATACTGGAGAACGTAGGGTATCCCCTTTTTCAGATGATAAGTTGGAGAGCTATAGCTTGGTTGACATTGCGTTGCGAAAGCAATTCTTATCTAAAAAACTTACGGCATACGGGGCCATCAATAATATTTTTGATGAGGAGTTTGTAGGCGTTGTGGGCTTCACTACCATGGGAAGAAACTACACCGTTGGACTAAGCTATGACTTTTAG
- a CDS encoding ABC transporter ATP-binding protein yields MTDSKAILTSQSLAVGYKEKEVLSGLNLVLKKGELTCLLGPNGSGKSTLIRSITGIQKPLSGKVLIQERSLSEITPKEMAKTLSLVLTDRVTPGNLTVFALVSLGRFPYTSWMGALNNKDKELIQWALEVTGTLHFADRHVGELSDGERQKVMIARALVQDTDIIILDEPTAHLDSPNRIEIFHLLKELTHKTGKTILISTHEIDMAIENCDNMWLVMPGRSVETGIPEELVLSGALESAFGSEELTFDYLKGRFSKYDESSSLRVEVAGDPILAKWTKQALYRSQIKSQEVIQIEVSGNRKDPLWRISDTDEKINSLSQLINYLKTK; encoded by the coding sequence ATGACCGACTCAAAAGCGATATTGACAAGTCAAAGCCTCGCAGTTGGCTATAAGGAAAAAGAAGTTCTATCTGGATTGAATCTCGTCCTTAAAAAGGGCGAATTGACTTGTTTACTAGGACCTAACGGTTCAGGAAAGTCAACCCTTATCAGATCCATAACGGGTATACAAAAGCCATTGTCAGGTAAGGTACTTATTCAGGAAAGGTCACTTTCTGAGATTACGCCTAAAGAAATGGCGAAGACCTTGAGTCTAGTCCTGACCGATCGCGTAACACCCGGTAACCTGACTGTTTTCGCTTTGGTGTCATTAGGTAGATTTCCTTACACCAGTTGGATGGGTGCGCTAAATAATAAAGACAAAGAACTCATTCAGTGGGCGCTAGAAGTTACAGGTACACTACACTTTGCTGATCGTCATGTTGGTGAGCTTAGCGATGGCGAAAGGCAAAAGGTAATGATAGCGAGAGCCTTAGTTCAAGACACCGATATTATCATTCTGGATGAACCGACTGCTCACTTGGACTCTCCTAATCGTATCGAAATATTCCATCTACTTAAGGAACTAACACACAAAACAGGTAAGACTATTTTGATCTCCACCCATGAGATAGACATGGCCATCGAAAACTGCGACAATATGTGGTTGGTCATGCCCGGAAGAAGTGTAGAGACTGGAATACCCGAAGAACTCGTATTGAGCGGTGCACTGGAATCTGCTTTCGGCTCAGAGGAATTGACCTTTGATTATTTAAAAGGTCGATTCAGCAAGTATGACGAAAGTTCCAGTCTCAGGGTGGAAGTGGCAGGAGATCCAATACTTGCCAAGTGGACAAAACAGGCACTTTATCGAAGTCAAATTAAGAGTCAGGAGGTCATTCAAATAGAGGTTTCTGGTAATCGGAAAGATCCACTTTGGAGAATTTCAGACACAGACGAAAAAATTAATTCACTATCACAACTTATTAACTACTTAAAAACAAAATGA
- a CDS encoding ABC transporter substrate-binding protein codes for MKRLRNNITHRRADYTLTWLPALLLALLLGCQNSENQNTVDEGFDPDRDYFPSKTSIDHAIGFDIVYHNNWKEIQLFRHYNDFVDTVRFALVQKETPSPEGFSDERIVSIPSEHLASMSTTHLGMFEKLNALDVLKGIERAEYVSSEKVKALVEEGNITELEPSGTLNTELAVNEGIELLLGVGYPNSQNDSYQELENAGIPVLLNADWQEKTLLGRAEWMKLLAALLNKEKLVNEVFSAMEEEFNQVLELVEANVTKGPSTITGIAQGDAWFVAGGKSFAYYILDLAKVEYPWKNSDNTGSLRLDFETVYAEGLKADFWMVPSTAKTLDEILQADSRYADFKSFKNRNIYNIYGKYTEGGGNDYYESAVVNPHIVLKDNIKVFHPELLPNHELVYYNRLR; via the coding sequence ATGAAAAGACTGAGAAACAATATTACCCATCGCAGGGCGGATTACACCCTGACATGGCTTCCCGCTTTATTGCTAGCCCTTCTTCTGGGCTGCCAAAATTCCGAAAATCAGAATACTGTTGATGAGGGTTTCGACCCGGATCGGGACTATTTTCCTTCAAAGACTTCCATTGACCATGCCATTGGTTTTGATATAGTTTATCACAATAATTGGAAGGAGATTCAACTCTTTCGGCATTACAACGACTTTGTAGATACCGTTAGGTTCGCTTTGGTCCAAAAAGAAACTCCATCTCCTGAAGGATTTTCCGATGAGCGAATTGTTAGCATTCCTTCTGAACACCTGGCTTCTATGTCTACCACTCACCTGGGCATGTTTGAAAAGTTAAATGCTTTGGATGTTTTGAAGGGCATTGAACGTGCGGAATATGTCTCAAGCGAGAAGGTTAAGGCTTTGGTAGAAGAAGGGAATATCACAGAACTTGAGCCTTCGGGAACCCTCAATACCGAATTGGCAGTGAATGAGGGAATAGAATTATTACTGGGCGTTGGATACCCTAATTCTCAAAATGATAGCTATCAAGAGTTGGAAAATGCTGGAATTCCGGTACTGCTCAATGCCGATTGGCAGGAGAAAACACTCCTGGGCCGAGCCGAGTGGATGAAGCTTTTGGCCGCCCTGCTGAATAAAGAAAAGCTTGTAAATGAGGTGTTCAGTGCCATGGAAGAAGAATTCAATCAAGTGTTAGAACTGGTTGAAGCCAATGTAACGAAGGGACCGTCCACTATCACAGGTATAGCCCAGGGGGATGCCTGGTTTGTAGCTGGGGGTAAAAGCTTTGCCTATTACATTCTTGATTTGGCCAAAGTCGAATACCCATGGAAGAACAGTGACAATACGGGAAGCCTAAGGTTAGATTTTGAGACTGTATATGCCGAAGGTCTAAAAGCCGATTTTTGGATGGTACCTAGTACGGCAAAGACATTGGACGAGATTCTTCAGGCCGATAGCCGATACGCAGACTTCAAATCCTTTAAAAACCGAAATATCTACAATATCTATGGTAAGTATACCGAAGGAGGAGGGAATGACTACTATGAATCTGCGGTAGTCAATCCGCATATCGTTCTGAAGGACAATATTAAGGTCTTTCATCCCGAGCTCTTACCAAATCATGAGTTGGTTTACTATAACCGTTTAAGGTAG
- a CDS encoding ABC transporter permease, with product MNKIFFKTAFRNLLRNRANTGINLLSLTIGMTVSIVIFTLIKYQYTFDHFHTNADRVYRVNFVEKTQWGANYGSQTPEPLHKVLRTDYPQIEAVSRTIGPIETRVFIGEEKFDESKALFVDENYFQMFDQKWLRGNPEEAFSDPQAVVLTESTAKRYFGNEDPMGQTIDFARRAQGVIRGIVADPRLNTNLPYTMLANVAMMPKVQEFYVRNTWSITSMGTTWVLLPENVDPVNLASQFNAIVVNNLGEEAAETISFELGGLKSLHTDDRYSGLNYTIPNDTIYGLLIIAFIVLATCTINFVNLSTAQVLKRSQEVGIKKIIGCAKSQLANQFFLELSIVTLTATFFSIWIAEVLLNEINGAMSAISIDLKLEMASIIFAIGLGVILTFLAGLYPVGMLVNFKPLEVIRSKFTQVRGRKAVVRNTLLTVQFVVAQILVISVLIFNSQFSYIKNKDLGYDTEDIIGLGNFVPGGYRVDPALINSAKSQLMESPFIENVTFGTGGPNAINPWNTTLVDPESTERIEVNCDFKHVDINYAELFNLKVIAGSWFSPANYQTENREIVVTELALQKLGWDDPQEAVGRRVNINGYSDNATIVGVLADFHTDNLRNEIKPSVFEGDYAGYNQTFVKVKEGYYSEVAQHIDKVSSSMNPDFVADYKSFTDEIAIDYEIDRTLFGFINATAILAIAIGCLGLYSLIAFVVQQKTKELGIRKVVGANTNSLVLLLSSKYIWLIAIATVIAVPFGFYGTREWLNSFVYQVEVSPLVFVGAFLLTILIALLSIGYRAFKAATTNPVKALRYE from the coding sequence ATGAACAAGATATTCTTCAAAACGGCTTTTAGAAACCTGCTCAGAAATAGAGCGAATACTGGAATCAATCTCCTAAGTCTAACCATTGGTATGACTGTGAGTATAGTGATCTTCACCTTGATCAAGTACCAGTATACTTTTGACCACTTCCACACAAATGCTGATCGTGTCTATCGTGTCAACTTTGTTGAAAAAACACAATGGGGTGCTAACTATGGTAGCCAAACTCCAGAGCCTCTTCATAAGGTGCTAAGAACAGATTACCCTCAAATTGAAGCAGTTTCTCGTACCATCGGCCCAATTGAAACAAGAGTTTTCATAGGAGAAGAAAAGTTCGATGAAAGCAAGGCACTATTTGTTGACGAGAATTATTTCCAAATGTTCGACCAAAAGTGGCTTAGAGGTAATCCTGAAGAAGCATTTTCTGATCCCCAAGCTGTTGTACTGACGGAAAGTACAGCCAAAAGATACTTTGGAAATGAAGACCCAATGGGTCAAACGATAGATTTTGCAAGAAGAGCTCAGGGTGTTATTAGAGGTATTGTTGCCGATCCAAGATTGAATACTAACCTTCCCTATACCATGCTGGCGAATGTGGCCATGATGCCTAAGGTGCAGGAGTTTTATGTTAGAAATACCTGGAGTATTACGAGCATGGGTACCACATGGGTATTACTGCCGGAAAATGTTGATCCAGTAAATTTAGCGAGTCAATTCAATGCTATCGTGGTGAACAACCTGGGTGAAGAAGCAGCCGAAACAATTTCCTTCGAACTGGGTGGATTGAAGTCCCTGCACACAGACGATCGGTATAGCGGACTCAACTATACCATCCCTAATGACACCATTTATGGTTTGCTTATCATAGCATTCATTGTTTTAGCAACTTGTACCATCAACTTTGTAAACCTATCTACCGCTCAGGTTCTCAAAAGAAGCCAAGAGGTAGGCATTAAGAAAATTATCGGCTGCGCCAAAAGTCAATTGGCTAACCAGTTCTTTCTGGAGCTGTCGATAGTCACGTTGACCGCTACCTTCTTCTCGATCTGGATTGCTGAAGTCCTATTGAATGAAATTAATGGAGCGATGTCTGCCATTAGCATTGACTTGAAATTGGAAATGGCGTCTATCATTTTCGCTATTGGCCTTGGTGTTATACTTACATTTCTGGCAGGTCTGTACCCAGTAGGAATGCTTGTCAACTTCAAACCACTTGAAGTTATCAGAAGTAAGTTCACACAAGTAAGAGGTCGCAAGGCGGTTGTCCGCAATACACTTTTGACTGTTCAGTTTGTGGTAGCGCAAATACTCGTCATTTCTGTTTTGATATTCAATAGCCAATTTTCATACATCAAGAATAAGGATTTGGGCTACGACACTGAGGATATCATTGGCTTAGGCAACTTTGTTCCGGGCGGATATAGAGTAGACCCCGCACTCATCAATAGTGCAAAGAGCCAATTAATGGAAAGTCCGTTTATTGAAAACGTGACCTTCGGAACAGGTGGTCCCAATGCGATTAACCCATGGAACACGACACTAGTCGATCCTGAAAGCACGGAAAGGATTGAAGTAAACTGCGACTTCAAACATGTTGATATCAACTATGCCGAACTCTTCAACCTTAAAGTAATTGCTGGCTCTTGGTTCTCTCCGGCAAATTACCAAACTGAGAATAGAGAGATTGTGGTAACAGAACTAGCACTTCAAAAACTTGGATGGGACGATCCTCAAGAGGCCGTTGGCCGAAGAGTCAATATCAATGGTTATTCTGATAATGCTACTATAGTTGGTGTACTAGCCGACTTCCATACCGATAACCTACGAAACGAAATTAAGCCTTCTGTTTTCGAAGGAGACTATGCTGGCTACAATCAGACTTTTGTTAAGGTGAAAGAGGGTTATTATTCAGAGGTTGCCCAACATATAGATAAGGTATCTTCTTCTATGAACCCAGACTTTGTAGCTGACTACAAGAGCTTCACCGATGAAATAGCGATTGACTACGAAATTGACAGAACGCTTTTTGGCTTCATCAATGCTACGGCCATCCTGGCCATTGCCATAGGCTGCCTTGGCCTATACAGTCTAATCGCTTTCGTGGTACAACAAAAAACCAAGGAGCTTGGTATTCGCAAAGTTGTTGGTGCGAATACTAACAGCCTTGTACTCTTACTATCGAGCAAATACATCTGGTTAATAGCCATTGCTACAGTGATTGCAGTACCCTTTGGGTTCTATGGTACGAGAGAATGGCTCAATTCATTCGTTTATCAAGTGGAAGTGAGTCCGCTTGTCTTTGTAGGCGCATTCTTATTGACAATTCTGATTGCACTCCTATCGATTGGCTACCGAGCTTTCAAAGCTGCAACTACCAACCCAGTAAAAGCGCTTCGTTACGAGTAA
- a CDS encoding diphthine--ammonia ligase, with translation MNKAVFNWSGGKDSALALHLSLQDSGFEVNQLLTSINTYTNRISMHGVRLEMLERQAQSIGLPLDLLELPKEPSMAEYDQLMKAKLEGFIKDEIKFSIFGDIFLEDLKKYREDRLAEVGLKAHFPLWGRDTRELIEAFLNLGFRTIVVAVDGSKLDKSFVGRELTRDFVSDLPSGVDPCGENGEFHSFVFDGPIFKRPIAFEKGEVVGKSYNLSQNSSDSVTYWFQDLIPN, from the coding sequence ATGAATAAGGCAGTTTTCAATTGGAGTGGAGGGAAAGATAGTGCGCTGGCGCTGCACCTTAGCCTTCAAGACTCAGGATTCGAAGTCAATCAACTGCTGACTAGCATAAACACTTACACAAATCGAATATCTATGCATGGTGTTCGATTGGAGATGCTTGAGCGGCAGGCCCAGTCAATTGGTCTACCGCTTGATTTGCTTGAGCTACCCAAAGAGCCCTCAATGGCCGAATATGACCAATTGATGAAGGCAAAACTCGAAGGCTTCATAAAGGATGAAATCAAGTTTTCAATTTTCGGTGATATCTTTTTAGAAGACCTTAAAAAATACCGTGAAGACCGATTGGCAGAAGTTGGTTTAAAAGCCCATTTTCCACTCTGGGGAAGAGATACTCGAGAATTGATCGAAGCGTTTCTTAATCTGGGTTTTAGAACAATAGTTGTGGCTGTGGACGGGAGTAAACTCGATAAATCTTTTGTTGGAAGAGAACTCACTAGAGATTTTGTTTCCGACTTGCCATCGGGAGTAGATCCTTGTGGAGAGAATGGAGAGTTTCACTCCTTCGTCTTCGATGGGCCGATTTTCAAAAGACCAATTGCCTTTGAGAAGGGAGAGGTAGTGGGTAAATCATACAATTTATCACAAAATAGTTCGGATAGTGTCACCTATTGGTTTCAAGATTTAATACCAAACTAG
- a CDS encoding DUF547 domain-containing protein translates to MRIKTNSLVVLALLLALGCSNSKNTFAGSVTDAPSHENWTKLLAKHVRPNGLVDYKGFIADKSELNAYADYLSENPPAESWSDNEKIAYWINAYNAFTVKLIVDNYPVKSIKDLNPSLSIPTVRSIWTKEWFQIGGEDFSLDRIEHKILRKDFEEPRIHFAVNCASISCPVLRNEAYTAEKLGVQLDEQARLFLNDTSRNKITPHRVEVSKIFSWFGGDFKKGQSLIQFLNKYTDVQIEEKAKVRFTSYDWNLNDVN, encoded by the coding sequence ATGAGAATAAAGACAAATAGCTTGGTAGTCCTCGCCCTTTTACTGGCATTGGGATGTTCTAATTCTAAAAATACTTTTGCAGGTAGTGTCACAGATGCCCCGAGTCATGAAAATTGGACCAAGCTTTTGGCCAAGCACGTGCGACCAAATGGGCTAGTTGACTACAAGGGTTTTATTGCTGACAAGTCAGAACTCAATGCATACGCAGATTATTTGAGTGAAAACCCTCCGGCTGAGAGCTGGTCTGACAATGAAAAGATTGCTTACTGGATCAATGCATACAATGCATTTACTGTGAAATTGATCGTGGACAACTATCCTGTCAAGAGTATCAAAGATCTCAACCCTTCACTTTCAATCCCAACGGTACGAAGTATATGGACCAAAGAGTGGTTTCAAATTGGGGGAGAGGATTTTAGTCTGGATCGGATTGAGCATAAAATTCTGAGAAAGGACTTTGAAGAACCGCGAATTCACTTTGCTGTCAATTGTGCTTCCATTTCATGCCCTGTACTTAGAAATGAGGCCTATACGGCTGAAAAACTGGGCGTTCAGCTAGATGAGCAGGCACGTTTATTTTTAAATGATACATCTCGAAACAAAATCACACCACATCGAGTTGAGGTGTCGAAAATCTTTTCATGGTTTGGAGGAGATTTTAAAAAAGGCCAGTCCTTGATTCAATTTTTGAATAAGTACACAGACGTTCAAATTGAAGAAAAAGCAAAAGTTCGTTTTACTAGCTACGACTGGAACCTCAATGATGTGAATTAA
- a CDS encoding iron ABC transporter permease, with translation MSVFHNIPGESGKGLTQWRLMVMLIVAVILLILLDLGLGSVHIPIPEVARILLGSSVDNEAWQAIVLKIRLPRTITAVLAGAALSVGGLQMQTLFRNPLAGPSVLGITAGASLGVAAVMLAAGSATTAFTIRSLGLGGSWLIVIAASIGAALVLLAILAISYRIRDNVVMLIVGIMVANITIAIVSIWQYFSNPEQIQEYILWTFGSLGGVTADQLQVLGLIVGLGVIMTFALSKTLNVLLLGEDYAQSMGLNIRRSRVAIIGVTSILAGAITGFCGPIGFVGIAVPHLTRSLLNTSDHKVLIPSCVLVGAVLMLVCDIISQVPGSNTVLPVNAITAMIGSPIVIWIIVKRRNLKSSF, from the coding sequence TTGTCTGTTTTCCATAACATACCGGGTGAATCAGGTAAAGGCCTGACACAATGGAGGCTCATGGTCATGCTGATCGTGGCAGTCATCCTATTGATTTTACTCGATTTGGGACTAGGTTCGGTACACATACCAATACCTGAGGTTGCAAGGATTCTTTTAGGAAGTTCGGTTGACAATGAGGCTTGGCAAGCCATTGTGCTTAAGATTCGGCTTCCAAGAACGATCACTGCCGTTCTTGCTGGTGCCGCATTATCAGTTGGCGGTCTTCAAATGCAAACGCTTTTTAGAAACCCATTGGCAGGACCATCGGTATTGGGCATTACAGCAGGAGCTAGCTTGGGTGTAGCTGCGGTTATGTTAGCCGCGGGTAGTGCCACTACGGCTTTTACTATTCGTTCTTTGGGCTTAGGAGGTAGCTGGTTAATTGTAATTGCCGCATCGATCGGTGCTGCACTTGTATTGTTGGCTATCCTTGCCATCTCTTATCGAATAAGAGATAATGTTGTCATGCTGATCGTGGGTATTATGGTGGCTAATATTACAATTGCCATTGTCAGTATATGGCAGTATTTCAGCAACCCTGAGCAAATTCAAGAATATATTCTCTGGACCTTCGGTAGCCTTGGTGGTGTAACCGCTGATCAGCTTCAAGTCTTAGGACTCATTGTTGGTTTGGGAGTCATTATGACCTTCGCGTTGAGTAAGACCCTTAATGTACTGCTGCTTGGAGAAGACTATGCTCAAAGTATGGGATTGAACATCCGTAGATCTAGGGTAGCAATTATTGGTGTTACCAGTATTCTGGCAGGAGCAATAACAGGTTTCTGTGGCCCGATCGGTTTCGTGGGAATTGCGGTACCTCATCTGACCAGAAGCCTTTTGAATACATCAGATCACAAAGTGCTTATCCCAAGCTGTGTTCTGGTGGGTGCCGTCCTTATGCTGGTGTGTGATATCATTTCTCAAGTGCCCGGCAGTAACACTGTTTTACCAGTGAATGCCATCACCGCAATGATCGGTTCGCCAATTGTCATTTGGATCATTGTTAAACGCAGAAATCTAAAATCTTCCTTTTGA